From Lepus europaeus isolate LE1 chromosome 3, mLepTim1.pri, whole genome shotgun sequence, a single genomic window includes:
- the LOC133756746 gene encoding olfactory receptor 2B11-like: MELLNESHPEEFILLGFADRPWLELPLFIVLLITYPMALLGNITIILVSKLDPRLHSPMYFFLTNLSFLDMCYTTSIVPQMLFNLGSSKKTISYMGCAIQLYLFHVMGGIESLLLALMSFDRYVAICRPLHYTLMMNKCICVLLVSTVWLSGTIFAISEATLTLQLPLCGINTLDHLLCEIPVLIKTACGEKSTNELTLSVVCIFMVPVPLCLILASYIGIGHAVFKIKSSEGRKKAFGTCSSHLIVVLLFYGPAIIMYLQPPSSFSRDQPKFMALFYGVMTPTLNPFIYTLRNKDVKDALGKLVRRMFNFK, translated from the coding sequence ATGGAACTGCTTAATGAAAGCCACCCTGAAGAGTTCATTCTTCTTGGCTTTGCTGACCGACCTTGGCTGGAGCTGCCTCTCTTCATTGTTCTCCTCATAACGTACCCCATGGCCCTGTTGGGAAACATCACCATCATTCTGGTGTCCAAGTTAGACCCCCGTCTCCACAGCCCCATGTATTTCTTCCTCACCAACCTCTCCTTTTTGGATATGTGTTACACCACAAGCATTGTCCCTCAGATGCTGTTTAACCTAGGAAGCTCCAAGAAGACCATCAGCTACATGGGGTGTGCAATTCAGCTTTATTTGTTCCATGTAATGGGCGGTATAGAAAGCTTGCTCCTGGCTCTTATGTCCTTTGatcgctatgtggccatctgtagACCTCTGCACTATACTCTCATGATGAATAAATGCATCTGTGTCCTATTAGTATCCACCGTATGGCTGAGTGGAACTATATTTGCTATCTCAGAGGCTACGCTTACATTACAGTTGCCACTGTGTGGCATCAATACACTGGATCACCTGTTGTGTGAGATTCCGGTTCTGATAAAGACTGCCTGTGGAGAAAAGAGTACTAATGAGCTCACACTCTCTGTGGTATGCATTTTCATGGTACCTGTCCCTTTATGTTTAATTCTTGCTTCCTATATCGGTATCGGACATGCTGTATTTAAGATTAAATCttctgaaggaagaaaaaaagcctTTGGGACATGTTCCTctcatctcattgtggttttattattttatggtcCAGCAATAATCATGTACCTTCAACCTCCTTCCTCATTCTCAAGGGACCAGCCCAAGTTCATGGCTCTCTTCTACGGAGTGATGACTCCTACACTAAACCCTTTTATCTACACTCTGAGGAATAAGGATGTAAAGGATGCATTAGGTAAACTGGTGAGGAGAATGTTCAATTTCAAGTGA
- the LOC133756411 gene encoding olfactory receptor 2H2-like produces the protein MTTVCNDSHGDFILLGFSDKPYLEKTLFGIILIFYCLTIAGNIVIVLVSMKDPKLHIPMYFFLSNLSVLDLCFTSSCVPQMLINFWGPEKTISYTGCAIQLYVFMWLGATECVLLVIMAVDRYVAVCHPLQYTTVMHSRVCLQLALLAWGTGLLQSLIQAPATLQLPFCSHRIVDDIVCEVPALIQLSSTDTTYNEIQMSIASAILLVVPLIIILSSYGAITRAVLRIKSTSGQKKAFGTCTSHLLVVSLFYGTVTGVYLQPKNHYAHERGKFLTLFYTVVTPSLNPLIYTLRNKEVKGALIRLGRRIWDSKNK, from the coding sequence ATGACCACAGTCTGCAATGACAGCCACGGTGATTTCATTCTCCTGGGCTTCTCTGACAAGCCATATTTAGAGAAGACACTTTTTgggattattttgattttttactgCTTGACCATTGCAGGAAATATAGTGATAGTCCTTGTCTCCATGAAGGATCCCAAGCTCCATATCcctatgtatttctttctttccaatcttTCTGTGCTAGATCTCTGCTTCACCAGCAGCTGTGTTCCACAAATgttgattaatttctggggtccaGAGAAAACTATCAGCTATACTGGCTGTGCCATTCAACTCTATGTCTTCATGTGGCTTGGGGCCACTGAATGCGTTCTTCTTGTCATTATGGCTGTGGACCGCTATGTCGCAGTGTGTCACCCACTGCAGTATACCACTGTCATGCACTCAAGGGTTTGTCTGCAACTGGCTCTCTTGGCATGGGGGACTGGCCTGCTCCAGTCtctgatccaggcccctgccACACTCCAGTTGCCCTTCTGTTCCCACCGGATTGTAGATGACATTGTGTGTGAAGTGCCGGCACTTATTCAGTTGTCCAGTACAGACACAACCTACAATGAAATCCAGATGTCCATAGCTAGTGCTATTCTCCTGGTGGTGCCCTTGATCATCATCCTTTCCTCTTATGGTGCCATCACCAGGGCTGTGCTGAGGATAAAGTCAACTTCAGGGCAGAAGAAGGCATTTGGCACTTGCACTTCCCACCTTCTTGTGGTCTCCCTCTTTTATGGCACTGTCACAGGTGTCTACCTTCAACCCAAGAATCATTATGCTCATGAACGGGGCAAGTTTCTCACCCTTTTCTACACAGTAGTGACCCCAAGTCTGAACCCCCTCATCTACACTCTGAGGAACAAGGAGGTAAAAGGGGCATTAATAAGATTAGGAAGAAGGATTTGGGATTCcaagaataaataa